The candidate division WOR-3 bacterium genomic interval AATGAAACAAAGAGAATAACAAACGGAAAAAAAGAAAATCTCTATCAGGAAGGAGGTTTTGGTTTCAATTATCTCTTCTCTTTTTTAAGGCTCGATAACACAATATTCTTAGGAATAAAAGAAAAGGTTGATTTAATAAGAGGCGAAAAAGAATGGGAGAAAAAAGGAAAAATTTATTTCTATTTAGGAAATAATTTAGAAATTGCTAATCTTTCCTTTTTCCCGATATTTCTTCCTTACTTGACGATAGAAGAAAATAAAAATAAGTTAGAAATAAGTTATGATTATAAAATCTTCTTTGATTTAAAATTTAAGATGTTTGATTTTTTAACAAGCCGGTTCAGTTATTTATTACCTAGTGAAAAAGATGCTGCTAAGAGATGGGTTTTGAGTTTTTATCTTAATTATTAATGGGATAAGGCATAAAGAAAGATATTAATCCCCATTCTTATCGCCTCTTCTCTTTTTTCCGGTGGGTCATTATATCTATCTGTCCAGCCATCGCTAATATTAGTATTCCAAGTATAAAATAGAACCAGTCTTTTTTCGTGAAAAATTCCGAAAGCCTTTGGTGGTCCTTCATAATGCTCATGGATTTTAGGTAGTTTATTAAAAGAGTAAAAGATATGAAAAATGGGAAAGTTAATAGGAATTTCCACGAGTTCTTTATCAGGAAATACTTTTTTTATTTCTCTTCGGAAAGCGGTATCCATTCCGTAATCATCGTCGGCATATAGAAACCCGCCATTTAATAAATAATCTCTTAAATTCTTTGCTTCTTTTTCAGAAAAATTGATATTACCGTGGCCAGTCATAAAGATAAAAGGATATTGATAAAGATTTTCTGAAAGC includes:
- a CDS encoding DUF4159 domain-containing protein, producing the protein MVFLVFSIIFNLTIARLKYEGGGDWYNDPEIIPNLAKEINRRTNVKVEEKEEIITLLSENLYQYPFIFMTGHGNINFSEKEAKNLRDYLLNGGFLYADDDYGMDTAFRREIKKVFPDKELVEIPINFPIFHIFYSFNKLPKIHEHYEGPPKAFGIFHEKRLVLFYTWNTNISDGWTDRYNDPPEKREEAIRMGINIFLYALSH